The Arachis hypogaea cultivar Tifrunner chromosome 16, arahy.Tifrunner.gnm2.J5K5, whole genome shotgun sequence genome contains a region encoding:
- the LOC140180318 gene encoding uncharacterized protein, translating to MAIDYYTKWVEAEPLASISSANCRKFMWRQRFSSVEHSQTNGQVEAANKVILQCLKKRLDQKKGGWADELASVLWSYRTTPQSSTGETPFRLTYGVDAVISVEVGEPSSRLLLGGVEEAVEKDLVDETREMAHLSETTLKQRITLRYNAKVLKRSFEPNDLVLRRNDVGLPTPGEGKLAANWECSYRVREVVGNGAYKLERLDGRERYPGRGTRET from the exons ATGGCCATTGACTACTACACTAAGTGGGTCGAGGCAGAACCGCTAGCCAGCATATCGTCAGCCAACTGCAGAAAATTCATGTGGAGACAA AGGTTCTCGTCAGTTGAGCACTCACAGACCAATGGCCAAGTTGAAGCCGCAAACAAAGTCATCCTCCAATGCCTTAAGAAACGGCTTGACCAGAAGAAGGGAGGATGGGCAGACGAACTTGCATCAGTTTTATGGTCTTACAGAACAACACCACAATCCTCCACCGGGGAGACGCCCTTCCGACTTACCTATGGGGTCGATGCAGTGATTTCCGTGGAAGTGGGGGAGCCAAGCTCACGGTTACTCCTTGGTGGAGTCGAGGAAGCAGTTGAGAAAGATCTGGTCGACGAGACCAGAGAGATGGCTCACCTGTCAGAAACGACGTTGAAACAGAGAATAACCCTACGATACAACGCCAAAGTGCTAAAGAGGAGTTTTGAACCAAACGACCTAGTTCTACGGCGCAATGACGTGGGCCTACCGACCCCTGGGGAAGGGAAACTGGCTGCTAACTGGGAATGCTCATACAGGGTAAGAGAGGTCGTCGGAAACGGGGCATACAAGCTAGAACGACTGGACGGAAGAGAGAGGTACCCAGGACGTGGAACGCGGGAAACCTGA